A DNA window from Limanda limanda chromosome 6, fLimLim1.1, whole genome shotgun sequence contains the following coding sequences:
- the LOC133003057 gene encoding collagen alpha-1(IV) chain-like — MRPRLCSCESGGMEPPGGVRRSVVPLLLLVLLLCCCVAPEQRVCHCSGKSLCHCDGVKGQKEKKGWFLSAEAQRSKPGIKARVTHLNPPGRTGLYCPSVDGRVNMVTLENLDFLDWLVTLETKVTRGHQERRVNMEQQEVQDSKGLSGKPGFPGPPGLPGLPGHDGPLGQPGFPGCNGTKVEIVPAHWVIGDVGYRGAPGLPGPVGFQGQPGQRGTKVMNAQKLLMVSVLFWSQGDSFVFPVPPDIKGPTGPPGPEGEQGLRGDLGPLGLAGPPGPAGRPGSPGFPGLQGEKGQEGPSPVIPGPRGLKGDLGPSGIPGQKGIKLYAEGPKELKGVPGKEGVKGDKGDQGDLGSLGKPGKDGLVGELGDLGDPGDRGNLGPPGIEGAEGETGDRGPPGFPGEMVWNHMFLKGQPGVPGSRGPPGAPGERGILGFPGLEGETGVAPPGPLGPQGTPGLTGPKGETGEPGPLIIGSPGETGVPGVPGAEGEPGEPGEPDFLPGDIGPPGAGGVKGLMGLPGTRGEEGQMGDKGETCFVCPVVPGSPGPPGRPGEPGEAGVTGENGSPGPEGDTGVAGVRGPPGAQGPFGFPGYPGTPGPAGEPGILHRVGGKGEEGASGGAGQSGLVGTDGAVGVPGSKGVVGQKGNPGPLGQKGDRGPLGGGGPRGLTGQRGPPGPPGVGLPGPPGAKGSVGVLGQRGTPGKQGEKGSPSEIKTSPGDPGQKGEKGLSGNPGPEGVTGAPGDPGPAGPKGEEGDSGFSVQGPPGFPGVKGVKGPSGDPGLSSFGIKGRAGPSGPPGVPGPKVVWTKPKPCPRGTELLGSQDSRVSQALREMMALWAPEENPDPRESMEFQDLRDRMPHQDPMVVVVRMVNLVPLVLLDPVRKEILDLMERKDRWVSSDSQVVHSGRARGSKGLQGDPGRPGVGPLGPRGACGTPGLDGPQGPIGGIGLEGLSGTNGEPGSPGTRGDTGPPGLLGPIGDDGKPGDTGRPGPQGQMGVDGVRGSQGPPGPQGDRGQTGPKGLQTSVETHGDPGDAGDPGPTGITGSKGGRGLSGPQGPDASSGAPGEAGPEGLPGDPGRDGQTVPPGPRGLPGNPGEMGRPGFQGEKGSTGPCGESGPDGQPGSGGPKGYKGEPSPPGPGSKGCPGEKGNSGCPGLLGTKGKPGDSGNFGLPGVCGPCGPKGDTGPPGCRGNKGAPGDPGPAGPRGNQGQDGIPGPPGEKGAMGVFFPQLLELDPGAQKEGKVHLAHLERRALQVRVALLVPVVLGEIRVVLVPLDPLVFPAILDGKESVPPAVRVLLVLQVLVIKERWELREQLVAQDPLVTLATLGQEESRGEKDPWDHLDTKAGLEKLVSQDLWGDEGPPGNTGSQGPPGPTGRRGTRGKDVSREVDLVLGDEGLTGDQGRQGQKGPPGARGRQGIPGVKGSEGQAGNQGSGGHPGLKGDQGGRGFQGLKGSSPGTRSMSRNKVHIQRQGSHHETRFKFRHHDHIQTPGPHPETMFPSRDQVRIQRQGSHHEARFKSIDQVHIQRPGQRGLVGAKGIPGLRGPCGDTTEKDGFLFTRHSQNLFVPSCPAGSSEVYSGYSLLFINGNNRAHGQDLGTLGSCLPLFTTMPFLFCNTDSTCRYASRNDYSYWLSTNETLPGSVPFISGQLLESYISRCTVCEARANVIAIHSQTSLVPDCPSGWDPLWFGFSFVMETGVGAEGSGQPLASPGSCLENFRKIPFIECHGRGTCNYYTDSYSYWLAALNPRDMFSKPKPQTVKGEFPGGLISRCQVCTKRL, encoded by the exons ATGAGGCCGCGACTGTGCAGCTGTGAGTCCGGAGGGATGGAGCCTCCAGGCGGCGTGAGGCGGAGCGTcgtgccgctgctgctgctggttctcctgctctgctgctgcgttGCTCCGGAGCAAAgg GTGTGTCACTGCAGTGGGAAATCGTTGTGTCACTGTgacggggtcaaaggtcaaaag gagaagaaaggcTGGTTCCTCTCCGCTGAAGCTCAGAGATCAAAGCCAGGGATCAAAGCCAGGGTCACACACCTGAACCCACCTGGGCGGACGGGACTATACTGCCCCTCTGTGGACGGCAG GGTGAACATGGTCACCTTGGAGAACTTGGACTTCCTGGACTGGTTGGTTACCCTGGAAACGAAGGTCACCAGGGGTCACCAGGAGAGAAG GGTGAACATGGAGCAGCAGGAAGTCCAGGACTCAAAG GGTCTTTCAGGGAAACCAGGTTTTCCAGGACCTCCAGGACTTCCG GGGCTTCCTGGACATGACGGACCACTTGGCCAACCCGGTTTCCCAGGATGCAACGGGACAAAGGTGGAGATCGTACCTGCTCACTGGGTCATC GGGGACGTTGGGTACAGAGGAGCCCCTGGACTTCCAGGACCTGTTGGCTTTCAG GGTCAACCAGGACAGCGAGGCACGAAG GTGATGAACGCACAGAAGTTGCTGATGGTCTCTGTTTTGTTCTGGTCTCAGGGCGACTCCTTCGTCTTCCCCGTCCCCCCCGACATTAAGGGACCAACAGGTCCACCAGGACCAGAGGGAGAACAG GGGCTGAGGGGAGATCTTGGTCCACTCGGACTCGCAGGACCACCAGGACCCGCTGGACGTCCT ggaAGTCCGGGGTTTCCTGGGTTACAGGGAGAAAAG ggtcAGGAGGGTCCCAGTCCGGTGATCCCAGGTCCCAGAGGACTGAAG GGTGATCTTGGACCTTCTGGGATTCCTGGACAGAAGGGAATCAAACTGTACGCTGAGGGACCCAAAGAGCTGAAG GGTGTTCCTGGGAAAGAAGGGGTGAAGGGAGATAAGGGTGATCAAGGTGACCTTGGCTCACTG GGTAAACCGGGAAAAGATGGACTCGTCGGAGAACTCGGGGATCTG GGAGACCCGGGGGACCGTGGGAACCTCGGTCCTCCAGGTATCGAAGGAGCCGAG GGGGAGACAGGTGATCGTGGACCTCCAGGTTTTCCAGGGGAG ATGGTTTGGAATCACATGTTCCTGAAGGGTCAGCCTGGTGTCCCGGGGTCCCGAGGACCCCCTGGAGCCCCTGGAGAAAGAG GAATCCTTGGCTTCCCTGGactggagggagagacag GTGTGGCTCCTCCTGGGCCTCTGGGCCCCCAGGGGACGCCGGGGTTGACAGGACCAAAAGGAGAAACAGGAGAACCAGGACCCCTCATCATTGGATCCCCAGGAGAGACTGGAGTCCCAGgagttccaggagctgaaggagaaccaggagaaccaggagaaccag atTTCCTGCCTGGAGACATCGGTCCTCCAGGAGCTGGAGGTGTGAAAGGCCTGATGGGACTTCCTGGgaccagaggggaggagggacaGATGG gtgacaAGGGGGAGACATGCTTCGTCTGCCCGGTTGTTCCCGGATCCCCTGGACCCCCGGGTCGACCAGGAGAGCCAGGTGAAGCCGGGGTGACAG GTGAGAATGGTTCTCCGGGACCTGAAGGTGACACAGGGGTCGCAGGGGTTCGAGGACCACCTGGTGCACAG GGCCCCTTTGGTTTCCCCGGCTACCCGGGGACCCCAGGACCTGCTGGTGAGCCAGGGATCCTGCACAgggtgggggggaagggggaggaAGGGGCCAGTGGGGGGGCAGGACAATCAGGTCTTGTGGGGACAGACGGAGCTGTGGGAGTCCCTGGATCAAAAGGTGTTGTGGGACAGAAAGGAAACCCT GGGCCTCTGGGACAGAAAGGTGACAGGGGCCCACTCGGGGGGGGCGGCCCCAGAGGACTGACAGGACAGAGGGGACCTCCAGGACCTCCTGGGGTCGGCCTTCCAGGACCTCCAGGAGCCAAAGGCAGCGTGGGGGTCCTGGGACAGCGAGGGACTCCTGGAAAACAAG GTGAAAAAGGTTCTCCAAGTGAAATCAAGACTTCTCCAGGGGATCCAGgacagaaaggagagaaaggttTATCAGGAAATCCAGGACCTGAAG GTGTGACGGGAGCTCCAGGTGATCCTGGACCTGCTGGTCCAAAGGGGGAAGAAGGAGACAGTGGGTTTTCTGTGCAGGGGCCCCCAGGGTTCCCAGGGGTGAAAG GAGTGAAGGGACCTTCAGGTGATCCAGGCTTATCGAGTTTTGGAATCAAGGGCCGTGCGGGACCATCTGGTCCACCGGGGGTGCCGGGGCCGAAGGTAGTGTGGACCAAACCTAAACCATGTCCAAG GGGGACAGAGCTGCTGGGTTCCCAGGACAGCAGGGTCAGCCAGGCCCTCAGGGAGATGATGGCTCTGTGGGCTCCCGAGGAGAACCCGGACCCCAGGGAATCAATGGAGTTCCAGGACCTCCGGGACAGGATGCCCCACCAGGACCCAATG GTCGTTGTGGTCCGGATGGTGAACCTGGTGCCTTTGGTTTTGTTGGACCCTGTAAGGAAGGAGATCCTGGACCTGATGGAGAGGAAGGACAGATGGGTGTCATCGGATTCACAGGTAGTTCACTCAGGAA GGGCCAGAGGCTCAAAGGGGTTACAGGGTGACCCTGGGCGGCCGGGTGTGGGACCCCTGGGGCCTCGGGGGGCATGCGGGACTCCAGGGCTCGATGGACCTCAAGGACCAATAGGAGGTATCGGACTGGAAGGCCTGAGTGGGACCAATGGGGAGCCAGGAAGCCCAG GTACTAGAGGGGACACGGGTCCTCCAGGACTTCTTGGGCCTATAGGGGATGATGGGAAACCAGGAGATACGGGGCGACCAGGACCACAAG gtcAGATGGGAGTGGACGGGGTCAGGGGTTCTCAGGGGCCTCCAGGGCCTCAGGGGGACAGAGGGCAGACCGGACCTAAAGGACTGCAGACCTCTGTTGAGACACATGGAGACCCGGGAGACGCTGGAGATCCAG GGCCCACAGGGATCACTGGTAGTAAAGGAGGGAGGGGCCTCTCTGGACCTCAGGGCCCGGACGCCAGCAGCGGTGCCCCTGGAGAGGCCGGACCAGAAG GCCTTCCTGGCGACCCTGGCAGAGATGGACAGACGGTTCCTCCTGGTCCCAGGGGTCTTCCTGGTAACCCAGGGGAGATGGGGAGGCCAG GATTTCAAGGTGAGAAAGGTTCCACAGGCCCATGTGGAGAATCTGGCCCAGATGGACAACCAGGATCAGGAGGTCCTAAAGGTTATAAAGGAGAACCGAGTCCACCTGGACCTGGATCTAAAGGATGTCCTGGAGAGAAG GGGAATTCAGGGTGTCCAGGACTATTAGGAACAAAGGGGAAACCAGGAGACTCTGGGAACTTTGGTCTTCCAGGAGTCTGTGGCCCCTGTGGCCCTAAAGGAGACACTGGGCCCCCGGGATGCAGAG GTAACAAGGGGGCTCCTGGAGATCCTGGTCCGGCTGGTCCGAGAGGGAACCAGGGACAAGATGGGATACCTGGGCCTCCAGGAGAGAAAGGAGCCATGGGAG TATTCTTTCCCCAGCTCCTGGAACTGGACCCCGGGGCCCAGAAGGAGGGAAAGGTCCACTTG GCTCATTTGGAGAGAAGGGCCCTCCAGGTCCGTGTGGCCCTGCTGGTTCCAGTGGTCCTGGGGGAAATCCGGGTTGTCCTGGTCCCCCTGGACCCCCTGGTCTTCCCGGCTATCCTGGACGGGAAGGAATCT GTCCCTCCGGCTGTcagggtcctcctggtcctccagGTCCTGGTAATAAAGGAGAGATGGGAGCTAAGGGAGCAACTGGTGGCCCAGGATCCCCTGGTTACCTTGGCGACCCTGGGCCAAGAGGAAAGCCG GGGGGAGAAGGACCCCTGGGACCACCTGGACACAAAGGCGGGACTGGAGAAACTGGTGTCACAGGACCTGTGG GGAGACGAGGGACCACCAGGTAACACCGGGTCACAAGGACCCCCAGGACCAACTGGGAGGAGAG GAACAAGGGGGAAGGATGTATCCAGGGAGGTGGACCTAGTTCTAGGAGACGAAGGCTTGACTGGAGATCAGGGCCGCCAAGGACAAAAGGGACCCCCAGGGGCTCGTGGGAGACAAGGAATCCCAG GTGTGAAGGGGAGTGAAGGGCAAGCGGGTAACCAAGGATCAGGAGGTCATCCTGGACTGAAAGGGGATCAGGGAGGCAGAGGATTCCAGGGACTGAAAG GTTCAAGTCCAGGGACCAGGTCCATGTCCAGAAACAAGGTCCACATCCAAAGACAAGGTTCTCATCATGAGACCAGGTTCAAGTTCAGACACCATGACCACATCCAGACACCAGGTCCACATCCAGAGACCATGTTCCCATCCAGAGATCAGGTCCGCATCCAGAGACAAGGTTCACATCATGAGGCCAGGTTCAAGTCCATAGACCAGGTCCACATCCAGAGACCAG GTCAACGAGGTCTGGTCGGTGCTAAAGGTATTCCAGGTCTGCGGGGTCCCTGTGGGGACACGACAGAGAAGGACGGCTTCCTGTTCACCAGACACAGCCAAAACCTCTTTGTCCCATCATGCCCTGCAGGGTCCAGTGAGGTGTACAGTGGATACTCACTGCTGTTCATCAACGGAAACAACCGAGCTCACGGACAAGACCTGG gtaCGTTAGGCAgttgtctccctctcttcaccaCCATGCCCTTCTTGTTCTGTAACACCGACAGCACCTGTCGCTACGCCTCACGCAACGATTACTCCTATTGGCTCTCCACCAACGAAACACTGCCAGGCAGCGTCCCATTTATCTCTGGGCAACTTCTGGAGAGTTACATCAGCCg GTGCACTGTATGTGAGGCCCGAGCTAACGTGATCGCTATCCACAGTCAGACCAGTTTGGTCCCAGACTGTCCCTCGGGCTGGGATCCTCTCTGGTTTGGATTCTCCTTCGTGATG GAAACAGGTGTGGGGGCGGAGGGGTCAGGTCAGCCCCTGGCCTCACCTGGATCCTGTCTGGAGAACTTCAGGAAGATTCCCTTCATCGAGTGTCACGGCCGAGGAACCTGCAACTACTACACCGACTCCTACAGCTACTGGCTGGCTGCGCTCAACCCCAGagacatgttcag TAAGCCGAAGCCTCAGACTGTGAAAGGAGAGTTTCCAGGAGGTTTGATCAGTCGCTGTCAAGTGTGTACGAAGAGGCTGTAA